Proteins co-encoded in one Listeria ivanovii subsp. ivanovii genomic window:
- a CDS encoding carbohydrate ABC transporter permease — translation MMVKKNYFNIFKNGSVSTRLSYVIMGAGNLAHKQIAKGLLFLFSELAFLFFFVFYGITLIQGMATLGTVNQSWNFDKSLGIMVRTPGDNSMLMLIYGIMTVVICVLFLFLYLANIRSASQVEGFRRENKKIPTFKEDLKSLLDNKFHVTLLTIPMIGVVVFTIMPLVYMISLAFTNYDHEHLPPRNLFGWVGFVNFKNVLNGDVSSTFFPVLGWTLIWALLATATCFFFGVLLALLINHKGVKFKKFWRTIFVITMAVPPFVSLLVMQNLLHAAGPLNTMLLNWGIIAEPIPFLTDALLAKVSVIFVNMWIGIPVTMLIATGILMNLPKDQLEAARMDGGNSFHLFRYITFPQILTVMLPSLIQQFIGNINNFNVIYLLTGGGPSNSNFYGAGDTDLLVTWLYKLTVEAADYNLASVIGIVTFILSAAFSLFAYTRTNSYKEGSN, via the coding sequence ATGATGGTTAAGAAGAATTATTTTAATATTTTTAAGAATGGTTCTGTTTCTACGAGATTATCTTATGTAATTATGGGGGCTGGTAATTTGGCCCATAAGCAAATTGCGAAGGGACTTCTATTTCTTTTTAGTGAACTTGCTTTCTTGTTTTTCTTTGTGTTTTATGGCATTACCTTAATTCAAGGTATGGCGACATTAGGGACAGTTAACCAATCGTGGAATTTTGATAAGAGTTTAGGTATTATGGTTCGAACACCGGGCGATAATTCCATGCTGATGCTAATATATGGGATTATGACAGTTGTTATTTGTGTACTATTTCTCTTCTTGTACCTTGCTAATATTAGAAGCGCTAGCCAGGTGGAGGGCTTCCGGCGGGAAAATAAAAAAATCCCAACATTTAAGGAAGACTTAAAGAGTTTGCTAGACAATAAATTTCATGTAACTTTACTGACGATCCCGATGATTGGGGTTGTGGTGTTTACGATAATGCCACTTGTTTATATGATTTCTTTGGCTTTTACCAATTATGATCATGAACATTTACCACCAAGGAATTTATTTGGATGGGTAGGATTTGTTAACTTTAAAAATGTGCTAAATGGTGATGTTTCCAGTACGTTCTTTCCGGTGCTTGGATGGACACTTATTTGGGCGCTTTTAGCTACTGCTACTTGTTTCTTTTTTGGCGTATTGCTTGCACTTCTTATTAATCATAAGGGTGTTAAATTCAAAAAGTTTTGGCGCACTATCTTTGTTATAACTATGGCGGTACCTCCGTTTGTGTCACTTCTCGTAATGCAGAACTTGTTGCATGCAGCAGGACCGCTTAATACGATGTTACTTAATTGGGGAATTATAGCTGAGCCGATACCATTTTTGACAGATGCTTTGCTGGCAAAGGTATCCGTCATATTTGTCAATATGTGGATTGGGATTCCGGTAACTATGTTAATCGCCACGGGGATTTTAATGAATCTACCGAAAGATCAATTGGAAGCGGCGCGAATGGATGGAGGTAACAGTTTTCATTTATTTAGATACATAACTTTCCCTCAAATCTTAACGGTGATGTTGCCAAGTCTGATTCAACAATTTATTGGAAATATAAATAACTTTAATGTGATTTATCTCTTGACTGGTGGAGGACCTTCGAATAGTAACTTCTATGGTGCTGGGGATACGGATTTGCTCGTGACATGGCTTTATAAATTAACAGTAGAAGCTGCGGATTATAATTTAGCTTCGGTTATTGGGATTGTAACATTCATTCTTAGCGCGGCATTCTCGTTATTTGCCTACACACGTACAAATTCTTATAAAGAAGGGAGCAACTGA
- a CDS encoding extracellular solute-binding protein, producing MKKLLLSISIIVGLSLLASCGVEKEYKPDIKVNEKNVSLKVWVDLNQGDFYRKVVDDFKKDHPDKNYDITVIESESGRAQEYVQKDPEAAADVFITPNDRLGQLVESGAVYQLTKYTDDIKKNNTPTSIQAATYQDKMYGFPVTAEAMFMYYDKRVFSEDDIKTFSGITSKGKLGINLAEAGADYRETPWFIANGTYLYGENGEDPYGTTFNTPEGVQVLNWIGELKNNPNVVAVNADEISALRSGKINAVFSGGWNKDAIREVLGENMGVAVYPKADFGSGQVDMMAFQGSGIYCVNAFTKSPLDAMELADYITNADVQEKAFKELGKIPSNLEARTSSTVEKDDVAKAVIDMTSGKHSVLMPKIPEMNVFWQHMNPLLVDTYKGKIKKEDYPEALDKLVKDITPAK from the coding sequence ATGAAGAAGTTACTTTTGTCCATCAGTATTATTGTCGGTTTAAGTTTGTTGGCTAGTTGTGGTGTAGAAAAGGAATACAAGCCAGATATAAAAGTAAACGAGAAAAATGTTTCTTTAAAAGTTTGGGTGGATTTAAATCAGGGAGATTTTTATAGGAAAGTAGTAGATGATTTTAAAAAAGATCATCCTGATAAGAATTATGACATTACGGTTATTGAATCTGAATCTGGGCGAGCACAAGAATATGTTCAGAAAGATCCAGAAGCTGCGGCGGATGTATTTATAACTCCGAATGACCGTCTAGGACAACTGGTAGAGTCTGGTGCGGTTTACCAATTGACAAAGTATACAGATGATATTAAGAAAAATAATACACCAACCTCCATTCAAGCTGCTACATATCAAGATAAAATGTATGGTTTCCCTGTGACGGCGGAAGCGATGTTTATGTATTATGATAAGCGCGTTTTTTCAGAGGATGATATTAAAACTTTTTCTGGAATAACGTCTAAAGGGAAGCTAGGAATAAATCTTGCGGAAGCTGGCGCGGATTATCGTGAAACTCCTTGGTTTATTGCAAATGGTACATATCTTTATGGTGAGAACGGCGAAGATCCTTATGGGACAACCTTCAACACTCCAGAAGGCGTCCAAGTATTGAACTGGATTGGTGAGTTGAAAAATAATCCTAATGTTGTCGCTGTAAATGCAGATGAGATTAGTGCGCTTAGATCCGGTAAAATAAATGCCGTTTTTAGTGGGGGTTGGAATAAAGATGCGATACGAGAGGTTTTGGGTGAAAATATGGGAGTGGCAGTATATCCAAAGGCCGATTTTGGAAGTGGTCAGGTAGATATGATGGCTTTCCAAGGAAGCGGGATATACTGTGTGAACGCATTTACTAAATCGCCATTAGATGCGATGGAACTAGCTGATTATATTACTAATGCGGATGTGCAGGAAAAAGCTTTTAAAGAGTTAGGGAAAATTCCGAGCAATTTAGAGGCACGAACTAGTTCTACAGTAGAAAAGGACGATGTGGCGAAAGCAGTTATTGATATGACATCCGGAAAGCACTCCGTTTTAATGCCGAAAATACCTGAAATGAACGTTTTTTGGCAACATATGAACCCGCTATTAGTAGATACTTATAAAGGCAAGATTAAGAAAGAAGATTATCCAGAGGCGCTCGATAAATTAGTCAAAGATATTACACCAGCGAAATAG
- the rplL gene encoding 50S ribosomal protein L7/L12: MALNIEEIIASVKEASVLELNDLVKAIEEEFGVTAAAPVAVAAAGGAAAEQTEFTVELASAGESKIKVIKVVREITGLGLKEAKELVDNAPKALKEGVTKEEAEELKAKLEEVGANVEVK; the protein is encoded by the coding sequence ATGGCTTTAAACATTGAAGAAATCATTGCTTCCGTAAAAGAAGCATCTGTATTAGAACTGAACGATTTAGTAAAAGCAATCGAAGAAGAATTTGGCGTAACTGCTGCAGCTCCTGTAGCTGTAGCTGCTGCTGGTGGCGCTGCTGCTGAGCAAACTGAATTCACTGTAGAACTAGCATCTGCTGGCGAATCTAAAATCAAAGTTATCAAAGTGGTACGTGAAATCACTGGTCTTGGCTTAAAAGAAGCTAAAGAATTAGTTGATAACGCTCCTAAAGCTCTTAAAGAAGGCGTAACTAAAGAAGAAGCTGAAGAACTTAAAGCTAAACTTGAAGAAGTTGGCGCTAACGTAGAAGTTAAATAA
- a CDS encoding LacI family DNA-binding transcriptional regulator — protein sequence MNKVTKIGDVAEKTGYSITTISRAINGNPNVSDKTKKKIFAAMKELNYYPNNIAQQFRGQGTKMIGVVISFITNPFFAYLVDAIERYLSHRGYQVVMLQTLENPAKELQFIEMLQKKQLDGLIMANLENDTEEIKSLVESGKIVLCNRYLGNENLTIINIDETKAAYQATNYLIKCGYKRLAYCTGGIKNKNDYRFKGFMQAVTENGLSFDESLYFEKLLTIKDGEELLVNILEEKSTLPDAIFSNGDTVAAGILYAAKKYGIAVPEELGIIGFDNQPIAEVLNPALTTIKQPIKELGEYSAQVLLANLQGTSVPVAPDLETKLIIRETTK from the coding sequence ATGAATAAAGTGACGAAAATTGGAGATGTAGCAGAGAAAACGGGCTATTCTATAACTACTATTTCTCGAGCAATTAATGGTAATCCAAATGTTTCAGATAAAACAAAAAAGAAAATTTTTGCTGCGATGAAAGAACTGAATTATTATCCTAATAATATTGCTCAACAATTTCGAGGGCAGGGGACTAAGATGATTGGTGTTGTGATTTCCTTTATAACCAATCCTTTTTTTGCGTACCTTGTTGATGCGATTGAACGCTATCTATCTCACAGAGGGTATCAGGTTGTCATGTTGCAAACTTTAGAAAATCCTGCAAAAGAATTACAATTTATCGAGATGTTACAAAAGAAACAGCTAGATGGATTGATTATGGCTAACTTAGAAAATGATACAGAAGAAATTAAATCACTCGTTGAAAGTGGCAAAATTGTTCTTTGTAATCGTTATCTGGGAAATGAAAATTTGACGATTATTAACATTGATGAAACGAAAGCGGCTTATCAAGCAACGAATTATTTAATAAAGTGCGGTTATAAACGCCTTGCCTACTGTACTGGTGGTATTAAAAATAAAAATGATTACCGTTTTAAAGGATTCATGCAAGCTGTAACAGAAAATGGACTTTCTTTTGATGAATCATTGTATTTTGAGAAGTTATTAACCATTAAAGATGGCGAAGAGCTTCTAGTTAATATTTTAGAAGAGAAATCTACTCTGCCGGACGCAATTTTTTCAAATGGTGATACGGTTGCTGCTGGGATATTATATGCTGCAAAAAAATACGGGATAGCAGTGCCAGAGGAGCTAGGAATCATAGGTTTTGATAATCAACCTATAGCGGAAGTTCTGAATCCGGCGTTGACAACTATTAAACAACCAATTAAAGAACTTGGTGAATATTCGGCGCAAGTTCTATTGGCTAATTTACAAGGAACGAGTGTGCCGGTAGCGCCAGACCTTGAAACAAAACTAATAATAAGAGAGACTACCAAGTAA
- a CDS encoding sugar ABC transporter permease, with amino-acid sequence MKRATVWPNLLLVVLGCIWIFPIIWIVLTAFRAESGQFVSYIFPKEYTLDHFAYLFENHENFPFMLWVKNTMIVAVCSCLLSTFITVSMAYVLSRLRFRFKKTMLKTALVLNMFPAFMSMIAVYYILKAFGLTQSLTALVLIYSSTAALTFYIAKGFFDTIPKSLDESAMMDGATKLSIFTKITLPMSKPIIVYTALMAFMLPWMDFIFAKVIMGDNVPKYTVSIGLYSMLNQTTANTMYTTFAAGCILIAVPITILFIYLQKYYVEGITSGAVKG; translated from the coding sequence ATGAAAAGAGCTACAGTATGGCCTAACTTATTGTTGGTAGTGCTCGGGTGTATCTGGATATTCCCGATTATCTGGATTGTTTTGACAGCTTTTAGAGCGGAAAGTGGACAATTTGTTTCGTATATCTTTCCGAAAGAATATACGCTAGATCATTTTGCTTACCTATTTGAAAATCATGAAAATTTTCCTTTTATGTTATGGGTTAAAAATACAATGATTGTTGCGGTGTGTTCCTGTTTATTGAGCACTTTTATAACCGTTTCGATGGCTTATGTGTTATCTAGACTTCGCTTTAGATTTAAAAAGACAATGTTAAAAACAGCGCTAGTTTTAAATATGTTTCCTGCTTTTATGAGCATGATAGCAGTTTACTATATTTTAAAAGCATTTGGATTAACGCAATCTCTAACGGCGCTTGTGTTAATTTATTCATCTACAGCTGCATTAACTTTTTATATTGCAAAAGGATTTTTTGATACAATACCAAAATCTTTGGACGAATCGGCAATGATGGACGGGGCGACGAAATTAAGTATCTTTACAAAAATAACTTTACCAATGTCTAAGCCTATTATTGTATACACAGCTTTAATGGCATTTATGTTGCCTTGGATGGATTTTATTTTTGCTAAAGTGATTATGGGAGACAATGTGCCTAAATATACAGTGTCGATAGGTTTATATTCCATGTTGAATCAAACAACGGCAAATACAATGTATACAACGTTTGCGGCTGGCTGTATATTGATTGCGGTACCAATTACAATACTGTTTATTTATTTGCAAAAATATTATGTTGAAGGCATTACGAGTGGTGCTGTTAAAGGATAG
- a CDS encoding RNA-splicing ligase RtcB, with product MLTLKGKYNEAKVFTDNVDDNTIGQIITLCNQLFAKDSKIRIMPDTHGGKGCVIGTTMTIQDKIVPNLVGVDIGCGLHVVKLKPGKLKMDFDKLDKVIRERVPSGSKTHDKPVDEFDLEGIVAPIHHGWAARSIGTLGGGNHFIEVNQGSDGIYLVIHSGSRVLGKEIAEYHQEVAYKRLDILRKELKLDATAAKKRGNLEMANNLNGEREQVKLDYDLSYVTGSDLNNYLNDMEIAQKFAARNRYVMAETILKAMKWDKAVVSAFDCVHNYIDIDNHMLRKGATSAQLGEQIIIPLNMRDGSILATGKGNADWNYSAPHGAGRMLSRSKAKAQISLESYQAAMKDVWTTSVSKKTIDEAPKAYKSAKQLLADVEDTIEIQEIIKPLYNFKA from the coding sequence ATGCTAACATTAAAAGGAAAATATAACGAAGCGAAAGTTTTTACAGATAATGTGGACGACAATACCATCGGGCAAATTATTACGCTGTGTAATCAACTGTTTGCGAAGGATAGTAAGATTCGGATCATGCCCGACACGCACGGTGGTAAAGGCTGTGTGATTGGAACGACAATGACAATTCAAGATAAAATTGTACCGAATTTGGTTGGAGTAGACATCGGTTGTGGACTGCATGTAGTGAAACTAAAACCTGGAAAGTTAAAAATGGACTTTGATAAGCTAGATAAAGTTATTCGCGAACGAGTGCCATCCGGAAGCAAAACGCACGATAAGCCTGTAGATGAATTTGATTTGGAAGGTATAGTTGCGCCAATTCATCACGGCTGGGCAGCTAGAAGTATAGGGACGCTTGGTGGCGGGAACCATTTTATTGAAGTGAATCAAGGTTCTGATGGTATTTACCTTGTAATCCATAGTGGAAGTCGGGTGCTTGGTAAAGAAATCGCAGAATACCACCAAGAAGTAGCTTATAAAAGATTAGACATATTGCGTAAAGAATTGAAATTAGACGCAACTGCTGCGAAAAAACGCGGCAATTTAGAAATGGCCAACAACTTGAACGGTGAGCGTGAGCAAGTGAAATTGGATTATGACTTATCTTATGTGACGGGCTCTGATTTAAACAATTATTTAAATGACATGGAAATTGCACAAAAATTTGCAGCGCGTAATCGTTACGTCATGGCAGAAACTATTTTAAAAGCGATGAAGTGGGATAAAGCAGTTGTTTCAGCGTTTGATTGTGTGCATAATTACATTGATATTGATAACCACATGCTTAGAAAAGGTGCGACATCTGCTCAGCTTGGAGAGCAAATTATCATTCCGCTTAATATGCGCGATGGCAGCATTCTTGCAACGGGTAAAGGAAATGCAGATTGGAATTACTCGGCGCCGCACGGGGCGGGAAGGATGCTAAGTCGTTCTAAAGCAAAAGCGCAAATCAGTTTAGAAAGCTATCAGGCAGCAATGAAAGACGTTTGGACTACTTCTGTTTCTAAAAAAACAATTGATGAAGCTCCAAAAGCCTATAAATCTGCTAAACAATTACTTGCTGATGTAGAAGATACGATAGAGATTCAAGAAATAATTAAACCGTTATACAATTTCAAAGCATGA
- a CDS encoding class I SAM-dependent methyltransferase, with protein sequence MTNNHYYTNDETIKHNRKTWQVMLKGFNMSFTSDNGVFSKNTVDFGSKLLIESFELETKIGKILDVGCGYGPMGLTVAKAFPDSQIEMVDVNLRALELAKENAEINKITNTHIYESSVYDSVTANDYQAIISNPPIRAGKRIVHAILEGAYDHLQETGELWIVIQKKQGGPSAEKKMEEVFGNVETVAKDKGYFIFKSVKN encoded by the coding sequence TTGACTAATAATCATTACTACACAAACGATGAAACAATTAAACACAACCGAAAAACATGGCAAGTGATGTTAAAAGGTTTTAATATGAGTTTTACAAGTGACAATGGCGTATTTTCCAAAAATACGGTCGATTTTGGTTCGAAATTATTGATTGAGTCTTTTGAGTTAGAAACGAAAATAGGAAAAATCTTGGATGTTGGTTGTGGTTATGGTCCGATGGGGTTAACGGTAGCGAAAGCGTTCCCTGATAGCCAAATTGAAATGGTGGACGTTAATTTGCGCGCACTAGAACTTGCGAAAGAAAATGCGGAAATCAATAAAATTACGAACACGCATATCTATGAAAGTTCGGTTTATGATAGCGTAACTGCGAACGATTACCAAGCGATTATTAGTAATCCGCCAATTCGTGCAGGGAAAAGAATAGTTCATGCGATTTTAGAAGGTGCTTACGATCACTTGCAAGAAACCGGAGAACTTTGGATTGTTATTCAAAAGAAACAAGGCGGCCCATCTGCTGAAAAGAAAATGGAAGAAGTTTTCGGCAACGTTGAAACAGTGGCAAAAGATAAGGGCTATTTTATTTTCAAAAGCGTTAAAAATTAA
- the rplJ gene encoding 50S ribosomal protein L10, whose amino-acid sequence MSKVLEAKQSAVEEIKTKLSASASTVIVDYRGLNVGEITELRKQLRDAGIEFKVYKNSLTRRAVEANGYEGLEGALTGPNAIAFSNEDVVAPAKILNDFAKDHEALEIKAGVIEGKVASLEEIKALATLPSREGLLSMLCNVLQAPVRGLAIATKAVADQKEGQEA is encoded by the coding sequence ATGAGTAAAGTTCTTGAAGCTAAACAAAGTGCAGTAGAAGAAATTAAAACAAAATTATCAGCTAGTGCGTCTACAGTAATTGTTGATTACCGCGGTTTAAACGTTGGCGAAATCACTGAATTACGTAAACAATTGCGTGATGCTGGTATTGAGTTTAAAGTTTACAAAAACTCACTAACTCGCCGTGCTGTTGAAGCTAACGGTTATGAAGGTTTAGAAGGAGCTCTAACTGGTCCTAACGCAATCGCATTCAGTAATGAAGACGTAGTTGCGCCTGCGAAAATTCTTAACGATTTCGCTAAAGATCATGAAGCACTAGAAATCAAAGCCGGTGTTATTGAAGGTAAAGTTGCTTCTCTTGAAGAAATTAAAGCACTTGCAACACTTCCATCACGCGAAGGATTGCTATCTATGCTTTGCAACGTACTTCAAGCTCCAGTTCGCGGTCTTGCTATCGCTACTAAAGCTGTTGCTGACCAAAAAGAAGGACAAGAAGCATAA